A section of the Agarivorans litoreus genome encodes:
- a CDS encoding amidohydrolase: MKIRSTLLLGHALCALLANSAMAALPSEQVLEAVEEMKPTIEKAAQKLWDLSEISLFEESSSAYLKSELEKHGFKITSEGTGNVPTAFIAEYGSGEPKLGIMMEYDALPGLGNQPVAMKQPRNDGITAGHACGHNLIGASALGAALSLKNIMQEKGIKGTLRVYGGAAEETEGAKVYMAREGVFNDLDAMLHSHPLDVAMVANIATTAQSQMYIEFTGVTAHAGQSPWLGRSALDAVELFLHGVNSMREHVKPTARIHYVITNGGISPNIVPEKASVKLTFREASRADVDAGVAWIKEMAEGAALMTQTKALAVDYYGMYDLLPNTPMAERVQKHFELVGVPKFTKEEQDFAKAIQTVAGVTPTGMTTSVLPLPNEPKVGGSTDVGDISWIVPTMGVVMPSIPEGISVHTWMATASHGTSIGYKAAMTAAQVLALTGADILTDEALREDMKADFDKRTQGFTYVSPLPDIIKEPVGLPDAMRKHGTIGDLKEAVTKQAEDDDFDPED, from the coding sequence ATGAAAATACGATCTACTTTACTATTGGGACATGCACTATGTGCACTGTTGGCTAACTCGGCGATGGCTGCGCTACCATCTGAACAGGTGCTAGAAGCTGTTGAGGAGATGAAACCGACGATAGAAAAAGCGGCTCAAAAACTTTGGGATCTGTCCGAGATTTCATTGTTTGAAGAGAGTTCTTCAGCTTACTTGAAAAGTGAGCTGGAAAAACACGGTTTTAAGATCACAAGTGAAGGTACAGGAAACGTACCCACAGCATTCATAGCCGAGTACGGCTCCGGGGAGCCGAAGTTGGGAATCATGATGGAGTACGATGCACTTCCGGGGTTAGGGAACCAACCCGTAGCAATGAAACAACCGCGAAATGATGGTATTACCGCAGGGCATGCTTGTGGTCATAATCTGATAGGTGCAAGTGCTCTTGGTGCAGCCTTGTCGTTAAAAAATATCATGCAGGAGAAAGGGATTAAGGGGACTTTGCGTGTTTATGGCGGGGCGGCTGAGGAAACCGAGGGGGCAAAAGTTTATATGGCTCGCGAAGGCGTTTTCAATGATCTTGACGCTATGTTGCACTCACACCCGCTGGACGTTGCCATGGTTGCGAACATCGCGACTACAGCCCAAAGCCAGATGTATATAGAGTTCACCGGTGTAACTGCACATGCAGGACAAAGTCCTTGGTTGGGGCGCAGTGCCTTGGATGCTGTTGAACTTTTTCTTCATGGTGTGAATAGCATGCGCGAGCATGTTAAACCAACGGCTCGGATACACTATGTGATAACAAATGGAGGAATCTCGCCTAATATTGTTCCAGAAAAGGCATCAGTTAAATTGACTTTCCGTGAGGCATCCCGTGCCGATGTTGATGCTGGAGTAGCTTGGATTAAGGAAATGGCAGAGGGGGCAGCTCTTATGACCCAAACCAAAGCATTAGCGGTGGATTATTACGGTATGTATGACTTGTTACCAAATACACCGATGGCTGAAAGAGTGCAAAAGCACTTTGAATTGGTTGGTGTTCCAAAATTCACAAAGGAAGAGCAAGACTTTGCAAAAGCGATTCAGACTGTAGCGGGCGTTACACCCACCGGTATGACAACATCGGTCCTTCCTCTTCCCAACGAGCCCAAAGTGGGTGGGAGCACAGATGTGGGTGATATTAGTTGGATTGTACCAACCATGGGGGTTGTTATGCCGAGCATACCCGAAGGTATTAGTGTTCATACTTGGATGGCCACCGCCTCTCATGGAACGAGTATTGGTTATAAGGCCGCTATGACAGCTGCTCAAGTGTTAGCGCTTACTGGTGCTGATATTCTGACTGATGAAGCGTTACGTGAAGATATGAAGGCAGACTTTGACAAACGTACACAGGGCTTTACTTATGTTTCTCCGCTTCCCGATATTATAAAAGAGCCTGTAGGTCTGCCCGATGCTATGCGTAAGCATGGCACTATAGGTGACCTCAAGGAAGCGGTAACTAAGCAAGCTGAAGACGATGATTTTGATCCTGAAGATTAA
- a CDS encoding DUF2971 domain-containing protein, protein MNSDWIVDLKKLFFSHRQQDLDVNAAIELKQKYIPNKLYKYRAVNDFALNNLMEDTVWCSNAADFNDPYDSSLCFDFSQNSINESDESIFNQKDIDRVTTSTNPLKSLIDIAANHTDTSIEPDMAEKLYEVLNEFTANQIIEMNERFNDAIKQGYKICSFSERVDSMLMWSHYSENHTGFVMEYDFPELGISDIRSRCIWPVLYDDNLFDATAFFNEQKESGGFNNLFGIIASIHKAKDWSYEHEWRLILPFSPSDPSLNYAAPKPKALYLGSKISDENRKQIIEIARAKNIDIYIMKLSHNKFAMVPEKIEFNSESSHNNSIQPTANAPAD, encoded by the coding sequence ATGAATTCAGATTGGATAGTGGATCTTAAAAAGTTATTTTTTAGTCATCGACAACAAGATTTGGATGTAAATGCTGCAATAGAGCTAAAGCAAAAATATATCCCTAATAAGCTATACAAATACAGGGCAGTAAACGATTTCGCCCTAAACAATCTGATGGAGGATACTGTTTGGTGCTCCAACGCAGCAGACTTCAATGACCCTTATGATTCTTCACTATGTTTTGATTTTAGCCAGAACTCTATAAATGAATCTGATGAAAGCATATTCAACCAGAAAGACATAGATCGAGTAACTACATCTACTAACCCTCTAAAATCACTCATAGATATAGCTGCTAATCATACAGATACATCTATAGAACCAGATATGGCAGAGAAGCTTTATGAGGTGTTAAATGAATTTACGGCCAATCAAATTATTGAAATGAATGAACGCTTTAATGACGCTATAAAGCAAGGGTATAAAATATGTTCATTTAGTGAGCGTGTAGATTCAATGTTAATGTGGTCTCACTATAGTGAAAACCATACAGGATTCGTAATGGAGTATGATTTTCCTGAGCTTGGAATTTCAGATATACGCTCAAGATGTATTTGGCCGGTTTTATATGACGATAATTTATTCGATGCAACAGCATTCTTTAATGAGCAGAAAGAATCTGGTGGGTTCAATAATTTATTTGGCATTATTGCCTCTATTCACAAAGCCAAAGATTGGAGTTATGAGCATGAATGGAGGTTGATTTTACCGTTTAGCCCTTCCGATCCATCATTAAATTATGCAGCTCCAAAGCCAAAGGCTTTGTATTTAGGCTCAAAGATATCCGATGAAAATAGAAAACAGATTATTGAGATTGCACGAGCAAAAAATATAGATATATACATTATGAAACTATCGCATAATAAGTTCGCGATGGTTCCTGAGAAAATTGAGTTTAATTCCGAATCAAGTCATAACAATTCAATCCAGCCGACTGCTAACGCGCCGGCTGATTGA